A region from the Onychostoma macrolepis isolate SWU-2019 chromosome 18, ASM1243209v1, whole genome shotgun sequence genome encodes:
- the LOC131524067 gene encoding extracellular calcium-sensing receptor-like encodes MAFQSVYVCLTLLLSTLISSQLLQNCRLIRSTSDLPVLMKEGDIMIGALFSLHDTVLESPSSFTAEPHPTQCSGFNFRTFRWMQTMIFAIEEINRDRQLLANLTMGYKIYDSCSTHFHALRTALALMNGNKEGTGISECRGRVPVVIGDGGSTLSLVVARFLGVFHVPQVSYFSSCACLSNKLEFPAFLRTMPSDFFQVDALAQLVRHFGWRWVGTFAGDDAYGRGGAQIFNDDVTKLGACIAFYEIIPKNHDQTEMSRIVQRIRESGTRVVLVFALEQDARALFWEALRQNLTSIQWLASEAWITAAVLSTPEFHSILQGSMGYAIRRADIPGLEPFLLRLHPSKYPEDPFVLQFWEEMFKCSLGTSNKGSFYRPPCNGSEILAKTGNIYSDVSQLRISYNVYKAVYAIAHALDSMLRCEPGKGPFTGGLCPNTSSIQPWELLNYLKHVHFTNDFGEETKFDGNGDPVAMYDLINWQLSGNGEVRYATVGRFDETMQPKLVIEEKNIIWNGNQKQVPMSVCSTSCPPGTRKATRPNFPLCCFDCIVCAAGEVSNQTDALECEKCLPEFWSNTRRDTCVPKLVEFLSYSDTMGITLLAVALLGSCFTLAVALIFALKRHTPLVRANNSELSFLILSSLWLCFLCALAFIGQPTSWSCGLRHTAFGIAFSLCLSCILGKTMVVLMAFRATLPGSNVMKWFGPLQQRSIIFLCTAVQVVICCTWLSVAPPVPRKLMTRETARIILLCDVGSPLAFSLVLGYIGLLAAVCFVLAFFARKLPDNFNEAKFITFSMLIFCAVWIAFVPAYVSSPGKYTVAVEIFAILASSYGLLLCIFTPKCYIILLKPEKNTKRYVMSKSNSERKY; translated from the exons ATGGCATTtcagagtgtgtatgtgtgtttgacaTTGTTGCTCAGCACTTTGATCTCTTCACAGCTCCTTCAGAACTGTCGACTCATCCGCAGCACCTCAGATCTGCCTGTGCTGATGAAAGAAGGAGACATCATGATCGGTGCCCTCTTCTCTCTGCACGACACTGTACTGGAATCTCCCTCATCTTTTACTGCAGAGCCACATCCAACGCAGTGCTCGGG GTTTAATTTCCGAACATTTAGATGGATGCAGACCATGATTTTTGCCATAGAGGAGATCAACAGAGATAGACAACTACTAGCCAACTTAACTATGGGTTATAAGATTTATGATTCATGCAGTACCCATTTCCATGCCCTCCGCACAGCCTTGGCCCTGATGAATGGGAATAAAGAGGGCACAGGCATTTCAGAGTGCCGAGGCAGGGTGCCTGTTGTCATTGGTGATGGAGGATCGACATTATCCCTGGTGGTTGCACGGTTTCTGggtgtttttcatgttccacag GTAAGCTATTTCTCCAGCTGTGCATGTCTCAGTAATAAATTAGAGTTCCCTGCATTTCTAAGGACTATGCCTAGCGACTTTTTCCAAGTGGATGCTCTTGCACAGCTGGTGCGACACTTTGGTTGGAGATGGGTAGGCACATTTGCAGGGGATGATGCTTATGGCCGTGGTGGTGCTCAAATTTTTAATGATGATGTGACCAAACTAGGTGCATGTATTGCATTTTATGAAATTATCCCAAAAAACCATGACCAAACAGAGATGTCCAGGATTGTACAGAGGATCCGTGAATCAGGAACCCGTGTGGTGCTGGTTTTTGCTTTAGAGCAAGATGCAAGAGCTCTCTTCTGGGAGGCCCTTCGGCAAAACCTCACTTCTATTCAATGGTTGGCCAGTGAGGCCTGGATAACAGCAGCTGTCCTCTCCACTCCTGAATTCCATTCCATCCTGCAAGGCTCTATGGGCTATGCCATCCGCAGGGCTGATATCCCTGGCCTGGAGCCTTTCCTGCTACGGCTACATCCCTCCAAATACCCAGAGGACCCATTTGTTCTGCAGTTCTGGGAGGAGATGTTTAAGTGTTCTCTAGGTACAAGCAATAAGGGCTCCTTTTATAGACCCCCCTGTAATGGCTCGGAAATACTGGCCAAAACAGGTAACATCTACTCAGATGTATCTCAGCTCAGAATCTCCTATAATGTTTATAAGGCAGTGTACGCCATTGCTCATGCTCTGGATTCAATGCTTCGCTGTGAACCAGGCAAAGGGCCTTTCACTGGGGGATTGTGCCCCAACACCAGCAGCATACAGCCATGGGAG CTTCTGAATTATTTAAAGCATGTCCACTTTACTAATGACTTTGGTGAGGAGACTAAGTTTGATGGCAATGGAGATCCTGTGGCCATGTATGATCTCATTAACTGGCAGCTCAGTGGCAACGGGGAGGTGCGGTACGCCACTGTGGGGAGATTTGATGAAACGATGCAGCCCAAACTAGTGATTGAAGAGAAAAACATAATCTGGAATGGAAACCAGAAACAA GTCCCTATGTCTGTCTGCAGCACCAGCTGTCCTCCAGGCACTAGAAAGGCTACCAGGCCAAACTTTCCTCTCTGCTGCTTTGACTGCATTGTCTGTGCAGCTGGGGAGGTTAGCAATCAGACAG ATGCCTTAGAGTGTGAAAAGTGCCTGCCTGAGTTCTGGTCTAATACTAGACGAGACACCTGTGTCCCCAAGCTGGTGGAGTTCCTTTCCTACAGCGATACTATGGGCATCACTTTGCTGGCTGTGGCTCTGTTGGGATCCTGTTTCACACTCGCAGTTGCTTTGATATTTGCCCTTAAACGGCACACACCCCTAGTCAGAGCTAACAACTCCGAGCTCAGTTTCCTAATTCTTAGTTCACTGTGGCTTTGTTTTCTGTGTGCACTTGCTTTTATTGGGCAGCCCACATCCTGGTCTTGCGGCCTTCGCCACACTGCATTTGGCATTgcattctctctctgtctgtcttgcATCCTGGGGAAGACTATGGTTGTACTCATGGCTTTCAGAGCCACTCTACCTGGCAGTAATGTAATGAAATGGTTCGGCCCTCTACAACAACGTAGCATTATCTTCTTGTGCACGGCTGTGCAAGTGGTAATTTGCTGCACATGGCTGAGTGTGGCACCTCCCGTCCCACGTAAGCTCATGACTCGTGAAACTGCCCGGATTATTCTTTTATGTGATGTGGGCTCTCCGCTGGCCTTCTCCCTGGTGCTGGGCTACATTGGCCTGCTTGCAGCTGTCTGCTTTGTGCTGGCCTTCTTTGCTCGAAAGCTCCCAGATAATTTCAATGAGGCTAAATTTATTACTTTCAGCATGCTGATTTTCTGTGCTGTGTGGATTGCATTTGTGCCAGCGTATGTCAGTTCACCCGGAAAGTACACAGTGGCTGTGGAGATTTTTGCCATTCTTGCCTCCAGTTATGGTCTGTTGCTGTGTATTTTCACTCCAAAGTGCTACATTATTCTGCTTAAACCTGAGAAAAATACAAAGAGATATGTGATGTCCAAATCCAACTCAGAAAGAAAATATTGA